In the Rhododendron vialii isolate Sample 1 chromosome 2a, ASM3025357v1 genome, AGATCCCCCCTGGACCATCTCCTATCTACTTGACAATTATGCTTTTGGTTCGTGCAGTGTTTTGCCCAAAGGGTAATATACCATGAGTTTTTCTCACCTAGGCTCAACTAGTTTGATGATAGCTTTCTAGAGCAATATTATCTGTCTCATTTTAGCAGGGCAATTTCGTCGAACTATTAGACTTTATGAATAAGGTTTCTGACCTGGAAAGTTTTCTGGACAGCATGTCTTCCTTCTTCAGAAGGGGATGTTTAGTGGTATATTTCCCACCACATTCAGTACTGGTACAAAAAGGAATGGATGTGGATTACCATGGGCATCGACTTTGGACAAACGATACTGATGGTAAGGGGTTGGGCCCACTTTACCCCTCATACACCTCCATAAATGGAGGATTTGCGTCTGGGCCTGTATTATTCGATAATGCCCTGTCCGATATCTCTCCACATACACGGACTCTGGTCTTCTTTGTGTGCATTTCATTGATTCGGAATCTGATTTCTTCCCAATAGTTTCGAGGTTGAGACTTGTTTATTGGCCTTGGCCTTTGAGTTTTTGGGTGTGAAATAGAGGGCAATCACTTGGTGCAAAAAAGAGGCCAAAAGTCAGGTCTGTATCAAATTTATGTCCCACAGACCTTAGTTAATGACAACTATCGTCACACTACTTTAGATGGATGTAGTTATTGTTACCTACAAAAGCTTACTCTTTATTTTTACTACTTGATGTGTTTCCACTTAAGAAGTATGGACATGGACACAGTACTGGTATGGGTACAGACACGTGATACAAACAGCAGGGACcatggtaaaagtaaaaaacgCATATActttacattttttaaattgtaattAATGAGCATACCAGATCCACAAACACTCAAGCTATTGGAAACCAACACTAACTTtagcacaaaaataaaaactctctGCTTCTACATAATTAAAATATGATCGATAAAAGGGAGCCATGCGGTACAAGTTATAGGTTTGCTGTAAAATTTTACCCTTGAAATTAGTTTTTTACATTTTGAAGTGACACCAACCCATGTCCCAACACCTCGCTTGGGACGCGTGTGACCTCAACATGTCTCAGATGTGTCCCATGCTAAAATTTGTTATACATAGTTGGACACGCAAGTTGACGTGTCCCATATGTCTCCCCACGTGTTCCCGGAGTGTTGGTGTGTCCGACACGGATAAGGCTTCTTCTTAGAGGTGTAGGTGCTTCATAGGTCCGTGTCTTAATGCATTCTACAATATCTCTTAACATGCACGACTCTTTTTTCCATTCGAAGAATTGCAGTGATTCAGAAATCGATTGCTTTGCAGATGGACTCCTTATGGAACTACCAAGTGCATCATCTGCAAGCAGCAAGTACACCAAGATGGCAAGTACTGTCACACTTGTGCTTACTCTAAAGGTAGCAACTTCAGATTTTGAGCTAATTTTAGAACAATCTATTGGCTATTTCGCTCATATGTGTTACTTTTGTGGAATTATCTGACATGCTTTGTGTTGTGCAGGCGTATGTGCAATGTGTGG is a window encoding:
- the LOC131311451 gene encoding uncharacterized protein LOC131311451 isoform X1, with amino-acid sequence MVCEKCEKKLGKVIVPDKWKEGASNTTEGGGRKINENKLLSKKNSMSSFFRRGCLVVYFPPHSVLVQKGMDVDYHGHRLWTNDTDGKGLGPLYPSYTSINGGFASGPVLFDNALSDISPHTRTLVFFVCISLIRNLISSQ